In a single window of the Mugil cephalus isolate CIBA_MC_2020 chromosome 6, CIBA_Mcephalus_1.1, whole genome shotgun sequence genome:
- the LOC125009523 gene encoding protein SPO16 homolog, with product MAAHKETTPPWKTTIVVSSSLQNHETSRMLSAQQHRIRFSDSVESGVFIFPLSGTAFLLVDPEDLSEPFEESGLTEKIKKFVQVHRNCFLLLLAPFNGKRELQVLALVQDRFFGSNLRILPVRNDAEIVKGMLAIAKATSKPHVDRIRERMCLARAHVVERSPVWEMLKDKL from the exons ATGgcagcacacaaagaaacaactcCTCCGTGGAAAACAACGATTGTAGTCAGCTCGTCTCTTCAG AACCACGAAACTAGCAGGATGCTAAGCGCCCAGCAACACCGGATCAGATTTTCAGACAGTGTCGAGTCCGGTGTCTTCATTTTTCCTCTCTCAG GTACTGCGTTTCTGTTGGTTGACCCTGAAGACTTGTCAGAGCCTTTTGAGGAATCAGGACTCACTGAGAAGATAAAGAAGTTTGTGCAAGTCCATCGTAACTGCTTTCTGCTTCTGCTTGCCCCCTTTAATGGGAAAAGGGAGCTCCAAGTATTGGCTCTCGTTCAGGACAG atTCTTTGGTAGCAATCTTAGGATCCTGCCTGTAAGAAACGATGCTGAAATTGTCAAAGGAATGCTGGCAATAGCTAAG GCCACCAGTAAACCACATGTAGACCGTATCAGGGAGCGGATGTGTCTGGCTAGGGCTCACGTCGTTGAACGCAGCCCTGTGTGGGAGATGCTAAAAGACAAACTGTGA
- the LOC125009522 gene encoding glomulin-like — protein MLMMNEDQVHDIIQRWRNTQEEDLKPEDRQQFKNLGWACLKGGDSEKLLKFIQDEKNQGIVTSMGCGLLAHLVNEEVKKNNSLDHCKAATRHLTKTCRPHELLHSFLEIIEDIDPGAISETIEALVPHLQTVLLRVDERKAACVGRALSALQRQLSRLPVPYTQQQEEADEYGLCRCLTALTVFTKTFVEEFKRKGGRCAATADDEELKTELLKFCMRSLREPLLEAQLNQNRKSPLWLFAVEIVVTLPAIKVSLSGLLFFSSLRKSPLMDDSQSKESRACLAYLLFVQLITLESFPAVFSPVFVLQCNMEYINQLLSSKKESHLLKGLKLFDKSLESVEDNSLPVSLLDLNSFNTVPQNLRKVLTDCPLQHLRESGLQVFQLFINKLDVEAKHKFFRFMLKTSSHAGVESYIIKNIRNQIEFSMKPGNANEWFLGTELLSLLRLVLNLPQGAETDLLNSMDKIMESLSLLRFVLIRDKELQSNADVWEELWRIKEEYLKMLRVCISMSRAYYSNELKDLKENQKLKAKEARDAARSNRLVKSTTVKHEKVSKMSPEVQHQVLQSALVTFDLMESLIVRIEEITEEKVANVN, from the exons ATGCTGATGATGAATGAAGATCAAGTGCATGACATAATCCAGAGATGG CGAAATACTCAAGAAGAAGATTTGAAGCCTGAGGACCGCCAGCAGTTCAAGAATTTGGGATGGGCCTGTCTTAAAGGGGGCGACAGTGAGAAACTCCTGAAATTCATACAGGATGAGAAAAACCAG GGGATTGTGACGTCTATGGGCTGTGGCCTCTTGGCACATCTCGTTAATGAAGAAgttaaaaagaacaacagtCTCGATCACTGCAAGGCCGCCACCCGACACCTCACCAAG ACGTGCAGACCACATGAACTCCTGCATAGCTTCCTTGAAATTATTGAAGACATTGATCCAGGTGCCATTTCTGAGACCATTGAAGCCCTGGTTCCACATCTTCAAACAG tcctGCTCAGGGTGGATGAGAGGAAGGCAGCTTGTGTGGGTCGGGCTCTGTCGGCCCTGCAGAGGCAGCTGTCCCGGCTGCCTGTGCCTTACAcccagcagcaggaggaggcggaTGAGTACGGCCTGTGTCGCTGCCTCACCGCCTTGACTGTGTTTACAAAGACTTTCGTCGAAGAGTTTAAGAGGAAAGGTGGACGCTGTGCGGCGACTGCTGACGACGAGGAGCTGAAGACTGAGCTTCTGAAATT CTGCATGAGGAGTTTGAGAGAGCCTTTGCTTGAAGCTCAACTGaatcaaaacagaaaatcacCTTTGTGGCTATTTGCAGTAGAGATTGTG GTCACTCTACCTGCCATCAAAGTGTCACTTTCAGGGCTCCTGTTCTTCAGCTCTCTGAGAAAAAGTCCTCTGATGGACGACAGTCAGTCCAAGGAGTCCCGAGCATGTCTGGCCTACCTGCTGTTTGTGCAGCTCATAACCCTGGAGAGTTTCCCAGCTGTGTTCAG TCCTGTATTTGTTCTTCAGTGCAACATGGAATACATCAATCAGCTGCTCAGTAG CAAAAAAGAATCACACTTGCTTAAAGGACTG aaACTGTTTGACAAAAGCTTGGAGAGTGTGGAGGACAACAGCCTTCCAGTGAGTCTACTGGACCTGAACAGTTTCAATACTGTACCGCAG AACCTGCGTAAAGTTCTGACTGACTGCCCACTGCAGCATCTG AGAGAATCAGGACTGCAGGTTTTCCAGCTATTTATCAATAAATTAGACGTTGAAGCAAAGCACAAGTTCTTCAG ATTTATGTTAAAAACAAGCAGCCACGCAGGAGTTGAAAGTTACATAATCAAGAACATCAGGAATCAGATAGAATTCTCCATGAAG CCGGGAAATGCCAATGAATGGTTCTTGGGAACGGAGCTTCTCTCATTGCTAAGACTGGTGTTGAATTTACCCCAGGGAGCCGAGACAGATTTGCTCAACAGTATGGACAA GATAATGGAGAGCTTGAGTCTTCTCCGCTTTGTGCTCATCAGAGACAAAGAACTGCAGAGCAAC GCCGATGTGTGGGAAGAGCTGTGGAGGATCAAAGAGGAATACCTAAAAATGCTGCGCGTGTGCATCAGCATGTCAAGAGCCTATTATTCCAATGAACTGAAAGATCTGAAGGAGAACCAAAAGCTAAAAGCAAAAG AAGCCAGAGATGCTGCTAGATCCAACAGACTGGTCAAAAGCACGACAGTAAAACATGAGAAAGTGTCCAAGATGTCCCCAGAGGTCCAGCACCAG GTGTTGCAGAGTGCGCTGGTGACATTTGACCTGATGGAGAGTCTGATTGTCCGTATTGAAGAGATCACAGAGGAAAAGGTGGCCAACGTAAACTGA